A part of Actinobaculum sp. 313 genomic DNA contains:
- the mltG gene encoding endolytic transglycosylase MltG, whose translation MSDLFEELGANERRLSRRERRLAEREAYRRERKKRRWRLAIISGVLVAILTAAAVIAIPRFLDRAPVVTDYPGPGEGSVTVTIPEGATGREMATILADADVVATERAFIDAYNADGRSSNIQPGTYTLRKKMSGAGAVSALLDSSNQASVRVTIPEGFTEDQVYARLADLLGLSEEEVRSAAGDSTAIGLPEEANGDPEGWFAPATYVFEPGTTATEALSQMVSTRVEQMESSGISRENWERSLIEASIIEREVSDPGYYGQVARVIENRLGDTGEVNGYLQMDSTVLYGVGKTGGIPTSEELQEDTPYNTYLHAGLPPTPIGSPGMEAVRATIEPPAGDWLYFVAVNLDTGETKFAATLEEHNSNVAELRDWMAANSSSSEASASSTSED comes from the coding sequence ATGAGCGATCTGTTTGAGGAGCTCGGCGCCAACGAGCGGAGGCTCTCGCGGCGCGAGCGACGCTTAGCAGAACGTGAGGCATACCGGCGAGAACGGAAAAAACGGCGATGGCGGCTGGCCATCATCTCCGGTGTGCTCGTAGCAATTCTTACGGCGGCTGCCGTTATAGCCATTCCTCGATTCTTAGATCGGGCACCGGTTGTCACGGATTATCCGGGTCCGGGGGAAGGTAGTGTGACGGTCACAATTCCGGAAGGCGCGACGGGTCGCGAAATGGCGACGATTTTGGCCGACGCAGACGTTGTCGCCACGGAAAGAGCCTTTATCGATGCCTACAATGCGGATGGACGCTCTTCTAACATTCAGCCGGGCACCTACACACTACGTAAGAAGATGTCGGGAGCGGGGGCGGTTTCTGCCCTTTTGGACTCGTCAAATCAAGCTTCCGTGCGGGTGACGATTCCGGAAGGATTCACCGAAGATCAGGTGTATGCGCGTCTTGCTGATCTGCTTGGACTGTCTGAGGAAGAGGTTCGGTCAGCAGCGGGCGATTCTACGGCCATCGGCCTGCCCGAGGAGGCCAACGGAGATCCGGAAGGATGGTTCGCGCCGGCCACCTATGTTTTCGAGCCGGGGACGACGGCGACAGAGGCACTCTCGCAAATGGTCTCCACACGGGTGGAGCAGATGGAGTCCAGTGGGATTTCGCGCGAGAATTGGGAGAGGTCCTTGATCGAGGCTTCCATTATCGAGCGAGAGGTCAGTGATCCCGGCTATTACGGGCAGGTGGCGCGGGTGATCGAGAACCGGCTGGGAGACACTGGAGAAGTCAACGGCTACCTGCAGATGGATTCCACCGTGCTGTATGGCGTTGGCAAAACTGGTGGAATTCCGACCAGTGAGGAACTGCAAGAGGACACTCCGTACAACACCTACTTGCACGCCGGACTGCCGCCCACTCCCATCGGTTCCCCGGGTATGGAGGCAGTGCGGGCAACGATTGAACCGCCTGCGGGCGACTGGCTGTACTTTGTTGCCGTGAACCTGGACACCGGTGAGACGAAGTTCGCCGCTACGCTCGAAGAGCACAATAGCAACGTCGCCGAGCTGCGGGATTGGATGGCGGCGAACAGTTCCAGCAGTGAAGCGTCGGCATCCAGCACAAGCGAAGACTGA